The Fictibacillus phosphorivorans genomic sequence CGTTAAGTGAAGACTTTCGGACGGCTCAAAAAGTCTTGTGCTGACAGATGCTTCTTTTGCCATCAATCGAAGCTTATTGTAGGAACCAAACTCAAGCTTTTGGCAGAAACGAGTAATCGTTGCTTCTGAAACATCGATCTGTCGCGAGAGTTCTGAAATGGTTCTGTTCGGGAATGACTCTAGATTCGTGATAATGTATTTTGCGATCATCTGCTCGCGTTTCGTCAGCTTGTGTCTGTTCGATTCGATCATTGTCGTGATGCTCTTAAGCGGCTGCAGGGATTCTTGAAGCAAGAAATGACGTAGAGCTCCAACCATACCAGCATTGTTTAAGTTACGGGCGATCTCGATCTTTGTTTTCGCTAAGATAGCTGGAATCACATCGATCTCGAGCTGTTTCATGATTAAAGGCAGAAGATAATCCTTTTGGGCCGTAATGCCTCCGCCGATAATAATCGTTTCCGGATTCATCATGTACGCGATCGTTGCGATTCCTTTTGATAGATAGTACACAAGGCGTTCAATTTCCTCGATGCATATTTCATCACCGCTTTGAGCCATCTCAAAAATCTGTTTGCCATCAAGCTCAATCTCAGCTACATCTTTTCGTTTCGCAACATTTTTAATTAAAACGCGTGTCGAAGCTAGTTCTTCAAACTGACCACCTTCGATCGGGATATAGCCGATTTCCCCGCCGCTAAAGCTGTGACCCGTGTGAAGTTTATTATCTAAAATGTAACTTCCGCCGATTCCTGTACCAATCGTCAGACAGAACAAGCTCTTCGAATCTTTCCCAGTTCCGATCCAAGACTCCGCAAGTCCGGCGCAGTTTACATCGTTTTCTACTTCTACAGGCAAGTTAAAGTGTTCCTCAAGTTCCTGCTTTAACTTCGTTCCTGTGTAGTTTGGAATTAAAGATGAAGCAAACAGTATGACGCCTTCTTTGGAATCTACTTGGCCAGCCGTGCTGACACAGATCCCACTAATCTCATGCTGCTTCATCAGCTGCTCTCCACACTGTTTTACTTTTTGGACGATTACGGGTCCGCCAAGCTGCGCCTCTGTTGGAACTTCGTATTTTTCAATAAACGTACCATCTTCTGAAATGACACCGTATTTAATTAATGTCCCGCCTATGTCAAATGCTACAAACTTTCTCATCATGATCACCTTCATTTTCTAAGGACGGAATTTTGATCCCTTCATTACCGGCCTTTCCTTTTTACACGAATGGTTTTGATTTGTTTAGGGCCAAACGAAATAGTTGTTTGTTTGGCTGCAGAAATGCTCGAAAGGATGTTCCCCGTAAAATCAACTTCGTACAGCTCTTCAGGATCAAAACCAAGAATTAAATCTGTGTTCACATCCTCAAGCGATGGATTGAACAGACGAATATCAAACGTATTTTCTTCCTTTAACATGAATGAGGAAAAAGCAACCTCTGCTGATGAAAGTTTAAATAGCTTTTGATCCTCTTTTTTCACATGTGATTGCTGAGTCAACACGTTCTGACGCAGAAACTTCCCGTTGTTTAAACTCATGTTGTTTCTGCCAAGAACCAATCCGTACTCAAATTCGTACTCACCGATACATTGTGCACCTGGTGTTTCAAAGCCAGGTCCAGCCCCATTTCCGCGCGTACGCAGATCACGTCTCGACAACCAGCCCACACTACGGATCACGCTTAAGAAAATATGGTCATTTCCTTCAAACGCATCAATCTCATATTCTTGTAAACCGCGATGAAGAAGCTGATGTTCATTTGCGATCACTGTGGATTGAGTCGGGTATTGATTCATAACGGCTTCTTTATTTTTCGGCATATCGTATTTCTTATCTCGAAGCGTTTCCCTTTTTAGCAAGTCAAACGCTGTATCTGCATAGCTAATATCGGCTTTTGAGGTTGAAAATCCAACCTTCAGCTTTTGGTCTTTCGCTGTATTGTTTACCTTCGTTTTAAAATAGATGAACCTTTTCCCTTTATGAAGGGTAATCGTTGTTTTCATCTTATTTGTAGTTTTCGCCTCACTAGGACCTGATCGGTCTTCGTTCAGTGAAGCCGGCAATCTCATCTCATAATTTACTGTGACGGATTGAAAAGTCTCGCCCTTTAGAATATCCGATACTCCAGTAATAATCGCT encodes the following:
- a CDS encoding ROK family protein; translation: MMRKFVAFDIGGTLIKYGVISEDGTFIEKYEVPTEAQLGGPVIVQKVKQCGEQLMKQHEISGICVSTAGQVDSKEGVILFASSLIPNYTGTKLKQELEEHFNLPVEVENDVNCAGLAESWIGTGKDSKSLFCLTIGTGIGGSYILDNKLHTGHSFSGGEIGYIPIEGGQFEELASTRVLIKNVAKRKDVAEIELDGKQIFEMAQSGDEICIEEIERLVYYLSKGIATIAYMMNPETIIIGGGITAQKDYLLPLIMKQLEIDVIPAILAKTKIEIARNLNNAGMVGALRHFLLQESLQPLKSITTMIESNRHKLTKREQMIAKYIITNLESFPNRTISELSRQIDVSEATITRFCQKLEFGSYNKLRLMAKEASVSTRLFEPSESLHLTGVKETYVSMLKKFDTLYELKDVEKVKDQVENAEQIYLYGGNKLSFIADQMKYKLMRLGKKADTFLSAYEMELSTYTLDSNTLVIGLSASGYDSEVVSMLRQAKKLGCETIGVTSQQDSPLAEVSNTRLLIPATDDIVGDDNSICEVSAFYLMDVILKELRNDYKAAGNHQKEII